The proteins below are encoded in one region of Amycolatopsis acidiphila:
- a CDS encoding response regulator produces MTTGRDQIGVMVVDDHAVVRRGLAVYLESAEGIEVVAEAADGQDALAGLARMAAQGQLPQVVLMDVLMPRLDGISALGMLAEKYPGVRVVVLTSFGETERVHAALQAGAAGYLLKDADPDEVAAAIRAAARGEVHLDPAVAGRLARQLVSPPMGLAALTARERTILTLVGRGLSNRQIATELSISERTARTHVSHVLTKLQLPSRTQAALFAIREGLIDAPS; encoded by the coding sequence ATGACGACGGGGCGGGACCAGATCGGCGTGATGGTGGTCGACGACCACGCCGTGGTGCGGCGCGGGCTGGCCGTCTACCTGGAGAGCGCCGAGGGGATCGAGGTGGTCGCCGAGGCCGCCGACGGGCAGGACGCGCTGGCCGGCCTGGCCCGGATGGCGGCGCAGGGGCAGTTGCCGCAGGTCGTGCTGATGGACGTGCTCATGCCGCGGCTGGACGGGATCTCGGCGCTGGGCATGCTGGCCGAGAAGTACCCCGGCGTGCGGGTCGTGGTGCTGACCAGCTTCGGCGAGACCGAGCGGGTGCACGCGGCGCTGCAGGCCGGGGCGGCGGGCTACCTGCTCAAGGACGCGGACCCGGACGAGGTGGCGGCGGCGATCCGGGCGGCCGCGCGGGGCGAGGTGCACCTGGACCCCGCGGTGGCGGGCAGGCTGGCCCGGCAGCTGGTGTCGCCGCCGATGGGACTGGCCGCGCTGACCGCCCGCGAGCGCACCATCCTCACGCTCGTGGGGCGCGGCCTGTCGAACCGGCAGATCGCGACGGAGCTGTCGATCAGCGAGCGGACGGCGCGCACGCACGTGAGCCACGTGCTGACGAAGCTGCAGCTGCCGTCCCGCACGCAGGCGGCGTTGTTCGCGATCCGCGAGGGGCTGATCGACGCCCCGAGCTGA
- a CDS encoding Rieske (2Fe-2S) protein: MRIVVAPVSEFAPGDRRIVRVGKRSIGVFRVGEKFYALNNYCPHQGGPLCLGRTAPTAISSGPGDFAVNEDVFVACPWHGWEYDVTTGQSYLGPGEAPVRSYGVSVTPGDALGDGVRFGDRVPGPYVAETYDVQVEDDYVVVDTTARQTGR, from the coding sequence ATGCGGATCGTGGTGGCCCCTGTCTCGGAGTTCGCGCCGGGAGACCGGCGGATCGTCCGGGTCGGGAAGCGCTCCATCGGAGTCTTCCGGGTGGGCGAGAAGTTCTACGCGCTCAACAACTACTGCCCTCACCAGGGCGGGCCGCTGTGCCTGGGGCGCACGGCGCCGACGGCGATCTCGTCCGGTCCCGGGGACTTCGCGGTGAACGAGGACGTGTTCGTGGCGTGCCCCTGGCACGGCTGGGAGTACGACGTCACCACCGGCCAGTCCTACCTCGGCCCCGGTGAGGCGCCCGTGCGCAGCTACGGCGTCAGCGTCACCCCCGGCGACGCGCTCGGCGACGGGGTGCGGTTCGGCGACCGGGTGCCCGGGCCGTATGTCGCGGAGACCTACGACGTGCAGGTGGAAGACGACTACGTGGTGGTCGACACGACCGCCCGGCAGACAGGCAGGTGA
- a CDS encoding SDR family NAD(P)-dependent oxidoreductase, producing MTALPAEIFDVSGTVALVTGAGSGLGRAIAETVAGCGAMVVAADLDQTRLEELAGVDPFVPYSYAVAKAGVLNLVRQAALDLARRQVRVNAIAPGPFRTNIGDGPPSPEAEARWGTSVALGRMGDPRELRGLALFVASRASSFVTGSVYAVDGGALLQSMALDPASEGT from the coding sequence ATGACAGCGTTGCCGGCGGAGATCTTCGACGTGTCCGGCACGGTCGCGCTGGTCACCGGCGCCGGGTCGGGGCTGGGCCGCGCGATCGCGGAGACCGTGGCCGGCTGCGGCGCCATGGTCGTCGCGGCGGACCTGGACCAGACTCGTCTCGAGGAGCTGGCCGGCGTCGACCCGTTCGTGCCCTACTCCTACGCGGTGGCCAAGGCCGGCGTCCTGAACCTCGTCCGCCAGGCGGCGCTGGACCTCGCGCGCCGGCAGGTACGGGTCAACGCGATCGCGCCCGGACCGTTCCGCACCAACATCGGCGACGGGCCGCCGAGCCCGGAAGCCGAGGCCCGGTGGGGCACGAGCGTGGCACTGGGCCGGATGGGTGATCCACGCGAACTGCGTGGCCTGGCCCTCTTCGTCGCCTCCCGGGCATCGAGTTTCGTGACCGGGAGTGTCTACGCTGTGGATGGCGGAGCCCTCCTGCAGTCGATGGCACTGGACCCCGCGTCGGAAGGAACGTGA
- a CDS encoding alpha/beta fold hydrolase — MSTFVLVHGAWHGGWVWQRVAPLLRAAGHEVHTPTLTGVSDRAHLLNPSVGLGTHIEDVVALVEAYDADDVVLVGHSYGGQVVTGVADRIPDRLSLRVYLDAFVGDDGEAAIELQPETVAGHYRESVAGPGFGWLIPVRSLQVLGVTEQSDVDWLGARLTPHPWLTYTEPLRLTGAADTVPAAFVECTDWMRVFRAHAERAEARGWPVRTVATGHEAMVTAPKELADVLLDLREG; from the coding sequence ATGAGCACGTTCGTCCTGGTCCACGGCGCCTGGCACGGCGGCTGGGTGTGGCAGCGGGTCGCGCCGCTGCTGCGGGCCGCCGGGCACGAGGTGCACACCCCGACGCTCACCGGCGTCAGCGACCGCGCGCACCTGCTCAACCCGTCCGTCGGGCTGGGCACGCACATCGAGGACGTCGTGGCGCTCGTCGAGGCCTACGACGCCGACGACGTCGTACTGGTCGGGCACAGCTACGGCGGCCAGGTCGTCACCGGGGTGGCCGACCGGATCCCGGACAGGCTGTCGCTGCGGGTCTACCTCGACGCGTTCGTCGGCGACGACGGTGAGGCGGCGATCGAGCTGCAGCCGGAGACGGTGGCCGGGCACTACCGGGAGTCGGTGGCGGGCCCCGGGTTCGGCTGGCTCATCCCGGTCCGGTCGCTGCAGGTGCTCGGCGTCACCGAACAGTCCGATGTGGACTGGCTCGGTGCGCGGCTGACCCCGCACCCGTGGCTCACCTACACCGAGCCGCTGCGCCTGACCGGTGCCGCGGACACCGTCCCGGCCGCGTTCGTCGAGTGCACCGACTGGATGCGGGTGTTCCGGGCGCACGCCGAGCGCGCCGAGGCCCGCGGCTGGCCGGTCCGCACGGTCGCCACCGGGCACGAGGCCATGGTCACCGCGCCGAAGGAGCTGGCGGACGTGCTGCTGGATCTGCGGGAAGGCTGA
- a CDS encoding muconolactone Delta-isomerase — protein MKTAAAVLWDHGEDWRIEELELDEPREGEVLVRLAASGLCHQSDEHVRVGDLPLGALPGIGGHAGGWPTGDPGVHAGRRQRRVRGHARPPRHPRADPVRVRDEMEFLVRQQNNTPPEEREALRPKERARAQELREAGILVKIWRVLGSTDSIALYEAADADALHEALLSLPTARWMKFQVEPLVTHPQEKKT, from the coding sequence GTGAAAACAGCGGCTGCGGTTCTGTGGGACCACGGCGAGGACTGGCGGATCGAGGAACTGGAGCTCGACGAGCCGCGCGAAGGCGAGGTGCTCGTCCGGCTCGCGGCTTCCGGGCTGTGCCACCAATCCGACGAGCACGTCCGCGTCGGCGACCTCCCGCTGGGGGCGCTGCCCGGCATCGGCGGGCATGCGGGCGGCTGGCCGACTGGTGACCCGGGAGTACACGCAGGAAGGCGTCAACGACGGGTACGCGGACACGCGCGCCCACCGCGACATCCGCGGGCTGATCCGGTACGAGTGAGGGACGAAATGGAATTCCTGGTGCGCCAGCAGAACAACACGCCACCGGAGGAGCGGGAGGCGTTGCGCCCGAAGGAACGCGCTCGCGCGCAGGAGCTGCGCGAGGCCGGGATCCTGGTGAAGATCTGGCGTGTGCTCGGCTCGACCGACTCGATCGCACTCTACGAGGCGGCCGACGCGGACGCCCTGCACGAAGCCTTGCTGTCGCTGCCGACGGCCCGCTGGATGAAGTTCCAGGTCGAGCCGCTGGTGACCCATCCGCAGGAGAAGAAGACCTGA
- a CDS encoding amidohydrolase family protein translates to MNGPARNATLDVAALTAIDVHTHVHRSARATSATESDEAMASMAKYFKTGAKSYTVDELAAFYRTQNMAAVTFTVDVKDAPSRPDQPGNEEIAERAHANSDVLIPFASVDPARGKEGVRQARRLIEEYGVRGFKFHPTAQAFQPDDRSAYPLYEVIQEAGLPALFHTGQTGAGAGQRGGGGLRLRYSNPIHLDDVAADFPDLTIIMAHPSFPWQEEAISVALHKPLVHIDLSGWSPKYFPPVLVQYANTLLKDKVLFGTDFPMLTPERWLADLAKTEIRDEVKPRLLKDNAVRVLGLG, encoded by the coding sequence ATGAACGGTCCCGCACGGAATGCGACACTGGACGTAGCCGCGCTCACCGCGATCGATGTGCACACCCACGTCCACCGCTCCGCTCGCGCCACCTCCGCCACCGAATCCGACGAGGCGATGGCCTCGATGGCGAAGTACTTCAAGACCGGCGCGAAGAGCTACACCGTCGACGAGCTGGCCGCCTTCTACCGCACGCAGAACATGGCCGCGGTGACGTTCACCGTCGACGTCAAGGACGCGCCGTCGCGGCCGGACCAGCCGGGCAACGAGGAGATCGCCGAGCGCGCGCACGCGAACTCCGACGTGCTGATTCCGTTCGCCAGCGTGGATCCCGCGCGCGGCAAGGAGGGCGTGCGGCAGGCGCGGCGGCTGATCGAGGAGTACGGGGTGCGCGGGTTCAAGTTCCACCCGACCGCACAGGCGTTCCAGCCCGACGACCGTTCGGCCTACCCGTTGTACGAGGTGATCCAGGAGGCCGGGCTGCCCGCGCTGTTCCACACCGGGCAGACCGGGGCGGGCGCCGGGCAGCGCGGCGGGGGCGGGCTGCGGCTGCGTTATTCCAACCCGATCCACCTCGACGACGTGGCGGCCGATTTCCCGGACCTGACCATCATCATGGCGCACCCGTCGTTCCCGTGGCAGGAGGAGGCCATTTCGGTCGCCCTGCACAAGCCGCTCGTGCACATCGACCTGTCGGGCTGGTCGCCGAAATACTTTCCGCCCGTCCTGGTGCAGTACGCCAACACGCTGCTGAAGGACAAGGTGCTCTTCGGCACCGACTTCCCGATGCTCACCCCCGAACGCTGGCTCGCGGACCTGGCGAAGACCGAGATCCGGGACGAGGTGAAACCGCGGCTGCTCAAGGACAACGCGGTGCGCGTGCTCGGCCTCGGCTGA
- a CDS encoding GAF domain-containing sensor histidine kinase has protein sequence MTGVMTTDAVGACPGCGRSPGEDGRHHQRRLAAIARAASSVADAASLSVTLDVVAREVMQATHIAAVQILRVEQGSMRVAGKAGFTDADDFAERLEECRQLGARLVFVEAFERTERIVVLHRKAAVLADPRWAPLHVIMGAPEWDSFVAVPLVVRGRAVGVLNAYYSPGEDPGDETLEFLDAMADQAATAVDSADLLARSRLEAQLEERARLARELHDSVVQQVFSMRMHAKALRAQVGAATPEQVRGVADELLGLAQNALADLRGLVLQLHPLELAGRDLVAAVRTLAESVQAASGVRIEISGGELPPLPTELQDDAYRVVQEALNNVVKHAQATSAVVTLRAGGGRLMVEVRDDGVGLAGEPRPQALGLVSMRERAQRWSGTMEIGNTTGGCRVSVRMTMPADGRR, from the coding sequence GTGACGGGAGTGATGACGACGGACGCGGTCGGGGCGTGCCCCGGATGCGGCAGGTCGCCGGGCGAGGACGGCCGCCACCACCAGCGGCGGCTCGCGGCGATCGCGCGCGCCGCGTCGAGCGTGGCGGACGCGGCCTCACTGAGCGTGACGCTCGACGTGGTCGCCAGGGAGGTCATGCAGGCCACGCACATCGCGGCCGTCCAGATCCTGCGGGTCGAGCAGGGCAGCATGCGGGTCGCGGGCAAGGCCGGGTTCACCGACGCCGACGACTTCGCCGAACGGCTCGAGGAGTGCCGGCAGCTGGGTGCCCGGCTGGTTTTCGTGGAGGCCTTCGAGCGGACCGAGCGCATCGTCGTGCTGCACCGGAAGGCCGCGGTGCTCGCCGACCCCAGGTGGGCGCCGCTGCACGTGATCATGGGCGCGCCGGAGTGGGACAGCTTCGTCGCCGTCCCGCTCGTCGTGCGCGGGCGTGCGGTCGGCGTGCTCAACGCGTACTACTCGCCCGGTGAGGATCCCGGCGACGAGACCCTGGAGTTCCTCGACGCGATGGCCGACCAGGCCGCGACGGCGGTCGATTCCGCCGACCTGCTGGCGCGGTCGCGGCTGGAGGCGCAGCTGGAGGAGCGCGCGAGGCTGGCCCGCGAGCTGCACGATTCGGTGGTGCAGCAGGTGTTCTCGATGCGCATGCACGCGAAGGCACTGCGGGCCCAGGTCGGCGCGGCGACGCCGGAGCAGGTCCGCGGGGTCGCCGACGAGCTGCTGGGCCTCGCCCAGAACGCGCTCGCCGACCTGCGCGGGCTCGTCCTGCAACTGCATCCGCTGGAGCTGGCGGGGCGGGACCTCGTCGCCGCGGTGCGCACGCTGGCCGAGTCGGTGCAGGCCGCTTCGGGCGTGCGGATCGAGATCTCCGGCGGTGAGCTGCCGCCCCTGCCCACCGAGCTGCAGGACGACGCGTACCGGGTCGTGCAGGAGGCGCTGAACAACGTCGTCAAGCACGCACAGGCGACCTCGGCGGTCGTCACCCTCCGTGCCGGCGGCGGGCGGCTCATGGTGGAGGTGCGCGACGACGGGGTGGGCCTGGCCGGCGAACCGCGGCCGCAGGCGCTGGGGCTGGTGTCGATGCGGGAGCGAGCACAACGATGGAGTGGAACCATGGAGATCGGCAACACCACCGGCGGCTGCCGGGTCAGCGTCCGGATGACGATGCCGGCGGACGGCCGCCGGTGA
- a CDS encoding amidohydrolase family protein, translated as MTTTEPRQRTALFDADIHPTVPADRLAEKLPEPWRTRFQTFGTRIAPPPAMYPRVRNGGMRLDSYPANGIPGSDLGMLREQVLDEYGVGYGVLIPLQAHSYGAEQPDYAHALCHALNECLREDFLDPEPRLVTSICVPHEAPEQAIAEIEHYAGDPRFVQVLFPGGAETFLGHQKYLPIYRAAARAGLPVAIHLGGIEQHRGDGWPSFYLEHHAWFGNVMAMVAANLICEGVFEDVPDLQIVLVEGGIAWSAPLMWSLDAAWPKLRADVPKLRRKPSEYFREHFWFSTQPIEEPPEPRHLATALAHTGMTDRILFASDYPHWDFDSPATALRDLPKELRQPIMTDNAYRLYHRLERP; from the coding sequence ATGACCACGACCGAACCCCGGCAGCGGACCGCGCTCTTCGACGCCGACATCCATCCGACCGTGCCGGCGGACAGGCTCGCCGAGAAGCTGCCCGAGCCGTGGCGCACCCGGTTCCAGACCTTCGGCACCCGCATCGCGCCGCCGCCCGCGATGTACCCGCGCGTGCGCAACGGCGGCATGCGCCTGGACTCCTACCCCGCCAACGGCATCCCCGGCAGCGACCTGGGCATGCTGCGCGAGCAGGTGCTCGACGAGTACGGCGTGGGCTACGGCGTGCTGATCCCGTTGCAGGCGCACAGCTATGGCGCCGAGCAGCCCGACTACGCGCACGCCTTGTGCCACGCGCTCAACGAGTGCCTGCGCGAGGACTTCCTCGACCCCGAGCCGCGGCTGGTGACCAGCATCTGCGTCCCGCACGAGGCACCGGAGCAGGCGATCGCCGAGATCGAGCACTACGCCGGCGACCCGCGCTTCGTCCAGGTGCTCTTTCCCGGCGGTGCGGAAACCTTTCTGGGGCACCAGAAGTACCTGCCGATCTACCGGGCGGCGGCGCGGGCCGGGCTGCCGGTCGCGATCCACCTCGGCGGCATCGAGCAGCACCGCGGTGACGGCTGGCCGTCGTTCTACCTCGAGCACCACGCGTGGTTCGGCAACGTGATGGCGATGGTCGCGGCGAACCTCATCTGCGAAGGCGTCTTCGAAGACGTCCCCGACCTGCAGATCGTCCTCGTCGAAGGCGGGATCGCGTGGTCGGCGCCGCTGATGTGGAGCCTCGACGCGGCGTGGCCGAAGCTGCGCGCCGACGTGCCGAAGCTGCGGCGCAAGCCCTCGGAGTACTTTCGCGAGCACTTCTGGTTCAGCACCCAGCCCATCGAGGAGCCGCCCGAGCCGCGGCACCTCGCGACGGCGCTGGCGCACACCGGGATGACCGACCGGATCCTGTTCGCCTCCGACTACCCGCACTGGGACTTCGACTCGCCCGCGACGGCGCTGCGCGACCTGCCGAAGGAGCTGCGGCAGCCGATCATGACGGACAACGCCTACCGGCTCTACCACCGCCTGGAGCGCCCGTGA
- a CDS encoding AMP-binding protein: protein MDVSFGSVWEAVARRLPDAVAVSEPGRELTYAQFEDRSARLAAALAAAGVGPGDNVACYLYNGAAYLETVFAAFKLGAVPVNANYRYTRDELSSLLRDADAAALVFSGELAGNVSDAARHVPTLRLLVRVGPASAGPAAAELEEVLRSVAPRPARPRPGSDQLFMYTGGTTGRPKGVIWRHADLLHSLLVPIFRPLGAEALPGTLDEAVEIAVSAHNTGLAPVTMPVVPLMHGTGLFNSMGALLTGGQVVTTRRGALDPRHVWETVAERRVGTMIVAGNAVCRPLVDELVAAEQAGRPHGLGSLRSVISSGTALSDDLKRALHERAAVTVVDAIASTEGGPFAFAVTSSAGDLPARFFPVPVTKVLTDEGEEVVPGSGRTGVLAYAGPMPLGYYKDAARTSTTFRVLDGVRYTVPGDLAQVAPDGALRFLGRGSGAINTGGEKVHPQEVEDVLLAHPDVTDCVVLGMRDEIWGERVAAVVATAGTLTEREIQDWARRDLAGYKVPRRVAFLPQLRRTPTGKLELAWAREVLEALPRD from the coding sequence ATGGACGTCTCGTTCGGCTCGGTCTGGGAGGCCGTCGCCCGGCGGCTGCCGGACGCGGTCGCGGTCTCCGAGCCCGGACGGGAGCTCACCTACGCGCAGTTCGAGGACCGGTCCGCGCGGCTCGCGGCCGCGCTGGCGGCCGCCGGCGTGGGGCCGGGGGACAACGTCGCGTGCTACCTCTACAACGGCGCCGCGTACCTGGAAACGGTGTTCGCCGCGTTCAAGCTCGGGGCGGTGCCGGTCAACGCGAACTACCGCTACACCCGGGACGAGCTGTCGTCGCTGCTGCGGGACGCGGACGCCGCGGCGCTCGTCTTCAGCGGTGAGCTGGCCGGGAACGTCAGCGACGCGGCGCGGCACGTACCGACCCTGCGCCTGCTCGTCCGGGTGGGTCCGGCGTCGGCAGGGCCCGCTGCCGCCGAGCTCGAAGAGGTGCTGCGCTCGGTGGCCCCGCGGCCGGCGCGGCCACGCCCTGGTTCGGACCAGCTGTTCATGTACACCGGCGGCACCACCGGAAGGCCGAAGGGCGTGATCTGGCGCCACGCCGACCTGCTGCACTCGCTGCTCGTGCCGATCTTCCGGCCGCTGGGCGCCGAGGCGCTTCCCGGCACGCTGGACGAAGCGGTCGAGATCGCCGTTTCCGCGCACAACACCGGTCTCGCGCCGGTGACGATGCCGGTCGTCCCGCTCATGCACGGCACGGGCCTGTTCAACTCGATGGGTGCCCTGCTGACCGGCGGGCAGGTCGTCACCACCCGGCGGGGTGCCCTCGATCCGCGCCACGTCTGGGAGACCGTCGCCGAACGACGCGTCGGCACGATGATCGTGGCGGGCAACGCGGTGTGCCGCCCGCTCGTCGACGAGCTGGTCGCCGCCGAGCAGGCGGGCAGGCCGCACGGCCTCGGCTCGCTGCGGTCGGTCATCAGCTCGGGCACGGCGTTGAGCGACGACCTCAAGCGGGCGCTGCACGAACGGGCCGCGGTGACGGTCGTGGACGCGATCGCCTCGACCGAAGGCGGCCCGTTCGCCTTCGCGGTCACCTCGTCGGCCGGCGACCTGCCGGCCCGGTTCTTCCCGGTGCCGGTGACGAAGGTGCTCACGGACGAGGGCGAGGAGGTCGTGCCGGGCAGCGGGCGGACCGGGGTGCTGGCCTACGCCGGGCCGATGCCGCTGGGCTATTACAAGGACGCGGCCAGGACCTCGACCACGTTCCGTGTCCTCGACGGTGTCCGCTACACGGTGCCCGGTGACCTGGCACAGGTCGCCCCCGACGGTGCGCTGCGGTTCCTCGGGCGGGGGTCGGGCGCGATCAACACCGGGGGCGAGAAGGTGCATCCGCAGGAGGTCGAGGACGTGCTGCTGGCGCATCCGGACGTCACGGACTGCGTCGTGCTCGGCATGCGCGACGAGATCTGGGGCGAGCGCGTGGCGGCGGTGGTCGCGACGGCGGGAACGCTGACGGAACGGGAGATCCAGGACTGGGCGCGCCGCGACCTCGCCGGGTACAAGGTGCCCCGCCGCGTCGCGTTCCTGCCGCAGCTGCGCCGCACCCCGACCGGCAAACTGGAACTCGCCTGGGCGCGGGAGGTACTCGAGGCCCTGCCGCGGGACTGA
- a CDS encoding amidohydrolase family protein — protein MTEHIDTDVHCAPASLEALFPYFDGYWRSYITDANLKLSPSAANAYPPGAPTSATPQARAAGAFPPDHVDLLRKQVLDRDGLRWALLNCTTSFDISRNPYYEAALTRAVNDWVRTEWLDQDDRLRASMVVPTLDVDAAVAEIERLGADRRFVQVLLPVRGQDARYGNKRFHPLLAAAARHGLVVGLHAWGRISSSATPTGFAHTYLEDYVSNAQIVQAHVVSLIAEGVFRDLPDLRICLAECGFSWLPALFWRFDKEWRAVWREVPWMKEAPAEYLYRHFRATTEPAQLPESGEQVAQLLEMMRVPEFLMHASDYPHDHGDGADRLLAALSDSDRVSVLHANAAAFYRQL, from the coding sequence GTGACCGAGCACATCGACACCGACGTCCACTGCGCGCCGGCGTCCCTGGAAGCCCTGTTCCCCTACTTCGACGGGTACTGGCGCTCCTACATCACCGACGCGAACCTGAAGCTGTCGCCGTCGGCGGCCAACGCCTATCCGCCCGGCGCGCCGACGTCGGCCACCCCGCAGGCACGTGCCGCGGGCGCGTTCCCGCCGGACCACGTGGACCTGCTGCGCAAGCAGGTGCTCGACCGGGACGGGCTCCGGTGGGCGTTGCTCAACTGCACGACGTCGTTCGACATCAGCCGCAACCCGTACTACGAGGCCGCGCTGACCCGTGCGGTCAACGACTGGGTGCGCACGGAATGGCTGGACCAGGACGACCGGCTGCGTGCGAGCATGGTCGTCCCGACGCTGGACGTCGACGCGGCGGTCGCGGAGATCGAGCGGCTCGGCGCGGACCGCCGGTTCGTGCAGGTCCTGCTCCCGGTGCGCGGGCAGGACGCGCGCTACGGCAACAAGCGGTTCCACCCCCTGCTGGCCGCGGCGGCGCGGCACGGCCTGGTGGTGGGGCTGCACGCGTGGGGGCGGATCTCCAGCTCGGCCACGCCGACCGGGTTCGCGCACACGTATCTCGAGGACTACGTCAGCAACGCGCAGATCGTGCAGGCACACGTGGTCAGCCTCATCGCCGAGGGCGTGTTCCGGGATCTCCCGGACCTGCGGATCTGCTTGGCGGAGTGCGGATTCTCGTGGCTGCCGGCGCTGTTCTGGCGGTTCGACAAGGAATGGCGCGCGGTGTGGCGCGAGGTGCCGTGGATGAAGGAGGCGCCGGCGGAGTACCTCTACCGCCACTTCCGCGCCACGACGGAGCCGGCGCAGCTGCCCGAGTCCGGCGAGCAGGTGGCACAGCTGCTGGAGATGATGCGGGTGCCGGAGTTCCTCATGCACGCCAGCGACTACCCACACGACCACGGCGACGGCGCCGACCGCCTGCTGGCCGCACTGTCCGATTCGGACCGGGTGTCGGTGCTGCACGCGAACGCCGCCGCGTTCTACCGGCAGCTGTGA
- a CDS encoding 3-oxoacid CoA-transferase translates to MDKVKASPADTVRDIRAGASIAVAGFGVAHRFPSSLIVALREQGTSGPTVYCNGLGQPGTPTAHLLAENKQIARLVTCFSARPGIVSEAERQIRAGTLELELVPQGTLMERMRAGGAGIPAFYTPAGVGTAIAGGKDVRYFDGRPFVLERAITTDFAFVRAHRADARGNLQLRGGSRNFNVSFAKAAAVTIAEVDEIVPVGGIPPEEVDLPGVFVSRVVRSTVQLDVQNLPMRPSRSAGSAREYGGKPGLTRAEMARRTAALLPDGATVNLGAGLPTLVSDFVGDRPVTLHSENGMLNYGPIIRDDSFDPDVHDAGGYFVGLRPGASFFDSVTSFEIARSGRLDAVVLGAYQVSARGDLANWTLPTMTGGGIGGAMDLAVGAKKVIALLEHTGSAGQAKLVERCEFELTAPACVDAVVTDLALLSRTRGGFRLDEVARGFTAEEVRVLTAMPLTVADDVRIMQDRW, encoded by the coding sequence ATGGACAAGGTCAAGGCTTCGCCGGCGGACACGGTGCGTGACATCCGTGCCGGAGCGAGCATCGCGGTGGCCGGGTTCGGGGTCGCGCACCGGTTTCCGTCCAGTCTGATCGTCGCGCTGCGCGAGCAGGGCACGTCCGGGCCGACCGTCTACTGCAACGGCCTCGGCCAGCCGGGCACGCCGACCGCGCACCTGCTCGCCGAGAACAAGCAGATCGCCCGCCTCGTCACCTGCTTCTCGGCGCGCCCGGGCATCGTCTCCGAGGCGGAGCGCCAGATCCGTGCGGGCACCCTGGAGCTCGAACTGGTCCCGCAGGGCACCCTGATGGAGCGGATGCGCGCCGGTGGCGCGGGAATTCCCGCGTTCTACACCCCGGCCGGGGTGGGCACCGCCATCGCCGGGGGGAAGGACGTGCGTTACTTCGACGGCAGGCCCTTCGTGCTCGAGCGCGCGATCACGACGGACTTCGCGTTCGTCCGCGCCCACCGCGCCGACGCGCGCGGAAACCTGCAGCTGCGCGGGGGCAGCCGGAACTTCAACGTGAGCTTCGCCAAGGCCGCGGCCGTCACGATCGCGGAGGTGGACGAGATCGTGCCCGTGGGCGGGATCCCGCCGGAGGAGGTCGACCTGCCGGGCGTGTTCGTGAGCCGGGTCGTGCGCAGCACCGTGCAGCTGGACGTGCAGAACCTGCCGATGCGGCCCAGCCGGTCGGCCGGCAGCGCCCGGGAGTACGGCGGCAAGCCCGGTCTGACCCGGGCGGAGATGGCGCGCCGCACGGCCGCACTGCTGCCCGACGGCGCGACGGTCAACCTCGGTGCCGGGCTGCCGACCCTGGTCTCCGACTTCGTCGGCGACCGCCCGGTCACCCTGCACAGCGAGAACGGCATGCTGAACTACGGCCCGATCATCCGGGACGACTCGTTCGACCCGGACGTGCACGACGCGGGCGGCTACTTCGTCGGGCTGCGGCCGGGAGCGTCCTTCTTCGACAGTGTGACGTCGTTCGAGATCGCCCGATCCGGCCGGCTGGACGCCGTGGTGCTCGGCGCCTACCAGGTCTCCGCGCGCGGGGACCTGGCCAACTGGACGCTGCCCACGATGACCGGCGGCGGCATCGGCGGCGCGATGGATCTCGCCGTGGGCGCGAAGAAGGTGATCGCACTGCTGGAGCACACCGGCTCGGCCGGGCAGGCCAAGCTCGTCGAGCGGTGCGAGTTCGAGCTGACCGCGCCCGCCTGCGTGGACGCCGTCGTGACCGATTTGGCACTGCTGAGCCGCACTCGCGGTGGCTTCCGGCTCGACGAGGTCGCGCGCGGGTTCACCGCCGAGGAGGTGCGGGTGCTGACCGCGATGCCGCTGACGGTGGCCGACGACGTGCGGATCATGCAGGACCGGTGGTGA